A section of the Malania oleifera isolate guangnan ecotype guangnan chromosome 2, ASM2987363v1, whole genome shotgun sequence genome encodes:
- the LOC131149306 gene encoding pentatricopeptide repeat-containing protein At5g66520-like isoform X2, whose translation MHSLIVKTGFDSDKYIGNTLVRMYAACSAIGFARKVFDEMTQRDVASWSSMIAGYVSCYCPFDALTVFQQMKLVNEKPNSVTLVSLLSACTHLFNISMGESIHSYIIVNGIRLDIALGTALLEMYSKCGHIDKAFQVFNSMSEKNLQSWTVMISGLADHGCGEDAISLFNQMEQTGLKPDSVSFSGILSACSHLGLVDEGRRYFDWMVRTYDVKPTMEHYGCMVDLLGRAGLVEEAYEIIKNMPIEPNSVILRSFLGACKNHNQVLCIDDNLRELLLKIEPGLGANYVLAASVFSLSGSWGYAADLRVAMKDMGLKKVPGCSWVEFNGGSAEKLIKDGAI comes from the exons ATGCATTCTTTGATTGTGAAGACGGGTTTTGATTCGGATAAGTATATAGGGAACACCCTTGTGAGGATGTACGCTGCTTGCAGTGCAATTGGGTTTGCAAGGAAGGTGTTTGATGAAATGACTCAGAGAGATGTGGCTTCTTGGAGCTCGATGATTGCAGGATACGTTTCTTG CTACTGCCCATTCGATGCCTTAACAGTGTTCCAACAGATGAAGCTGGTAAATGAAAAACCGAACTCCGTTACTTTGGTAAGCTTGCTCTCTGCTTGTACTCATCTGTTCAATATCAGCATGGGGGAGTCCATCCATTCATATATTATTGTTAATGGCATAAGATTGGATATTGCTCTAGGAACAGCCCTTCTTGAGATGTATTCTAAGTGTGGGCATATAGACAAAGCTTTCCAAGTGTTTAATTCGATGAGTGAGAAGAACTTGCAGTCGTGGACAGTAATGATTTCTGGCCTTGCAGATCATGGCTGCGGGGAGGATGCTATTTCTTTGTTTAACCAGATGGAACAGACTGGCCTGAAACCCGACAGTGTGTCATTTTCTGGGATCTTATCAGCTTGCAGCCACTTGGGTCTTGTTGATGAGGGCCGTAGGTATTTTGATTGGATGGTGAGAACATATGATGTCAAACCAACAATGGAGCACTATGGATGCATGGTGGATTTGCTTGGAAGAGCTGGGTTGGTTGAGGAAGCCTATGAGATCATTAAGAACATGCCTATTGAACCTAACTCAGTTATATTGAGAAGCTTCTTGGGTGCTTGTAAGAACCACAATCAGGTTCTTTGCATAGATGACAACTTGAGGGAACTTCTTCTGAAAATAGAACCTGGCCTTGGAGCCAATTATGTCCTTGCTGCTAGTGTATTTTCTTTATCTGGCTCTTGGGGTTATGCGGCTGACCTAAGAGTAGCCATGAAAGACATGGGCTTGAAGAAGGTTCCAGGGTGTAGTTGGGTGGAATTTAATGGTGGTTCTGCAGAAAAGCTCATAAAAGATGGCGCAATATGA
- the LOC131149306 gene encoding pentatricopeptide repeat-containing protein At2g36730-like isoform X1, translating into MIFRQLQILFQLSKSTSHLLQLRSLLLKTGFDHDAYYASQFLLSACLVSVNFARFVFDSLPISPPLFAWNTIIRAYSKSSVPIESVNLFSQLQRVGLKPDNFTYPFVIKACGLCLMAGQGGAMHSLIVKTGFDSDKYIGNTLVRMYAACSAIGFARKVFDEMTQRDVASWSSMIAGYVSCYCPFDALTVFQQMKLVNEKPNSVTLVSLLSACTHLFNISMGESIHSYIIVNGIRLDIALGTALLEMYSKCGHIDKAFQVFNSMSEKNLQSWTVMISGLADHGCGEDAISLFNQMEQTGLKPDSVSFSGILSACSHLGLVDEGRRYFDWMVRTYDVKPTMEHYGCMVDLLGRAGLVEEAYEIIKNMPIEPNSVILRSFLGACKNHNQVLCIDDNLRELLLKIEPGLGANYVLAASVFSLSGSWGYAADLRVAMKDMGLKKVPGCSWVEFNGGSAEKLIKDGAI; encoded by the exons ATGATTTTCCGCCAATTGCAGATCCTGTTCCAACTCTCAAAATCTACCAGCCATCTTCTCCAGCTCCGTTCTCTGCTCCTCAAAACTGGATTCGACCACGACGCGTACTACGCCTCGCAGTTCCTGCTTTCCGCTTGCTTGGTTTCTGTCAATTTCGCGAGATTCGTCTTTGATAGCTTACCCATCTCTCCTCCTCTGTTTGCTTGGAACACAATCATCAGAGCGTACTCGAAGAGCTCAGTTCCAATTGAATCGGTGAATTTGTTCTCCCAGCTTCAAAGGGTTGGGCTTAAGCCCGATAATTTCACGTATCCTTTTGTCATTAAGGCTTGCGGGCTCTGTTTGATGGCAGGGCAAGGAGGGGCGATGCATTCTTTGATTGTGAAGACGGGTTTTGATTCGGATAAGTATATAGGGAACACCCTTGTGAGGATGTACGCTGCTTGCAGTGCAATTGGGTTTGCAAGGAAGGTGTTTGATGAAATGACTCAGAGAGATGTGGCTTCTTGGAGCTCGATGATTGCAGGATACGTTTCTTG CTACTGCCCATTCGATGCCTTAACAGTGTTCCAACAGATGAAGCTGGTAAATGAAAAACCGAACTCCGTTACTTTGGTAAGCTTGCTCTCTGCTTGTACTCATCTGTTCAATATCAGCATGGGGGAGTCCATCCATTCATATATTATTGTTAATGGCATAAGATTGGATATTGCTCTAGGAACAGCCCTTCTTGAGATGTATTCTAAGTGTGGGCATATAGACAAAGCTTTCCAAGTGTTTAATTCGATGAGTGAGAAGAACTTGCAGTCGTGGACAGTAATGATTTCTGGCCTTGCAGATCATGGCTGCGGGGAGGATGCTATTTCTTTGTTTAACCAGATGGAACAGACTGGCCTGAAACCCGACAGTGTGTCATTTTCTGGGATCTTATCAGCTTGCAGCCACTTGGGTCTTGTTGATGAGGGCCGTAGGTATTTTGATTGGATGGTGAGAACATATGATGTCAAACCAACAATGGAGCACTATGGATGCATGGTGGATTTGCTTGGAAGAGCTGGGTTGGTTGAGGAAGCCTATGAGATCATTAAGAACATGCCTATTGAACCTAACTCAGTTATATTGAGAAGCTTCTTGGGTGCTTGTAAGAACCACAATCAGGTTCTTTGCATAGATGACAACTTGAGGGAACTTCTTCTGAAAATAGAACCTGGCCTTGGAGCCAATTATGTCCTTGCTGCTAGTGTATTTTCTTTATCTGGCTCTTGGGGTTATGCGGCTGACCTAAGAGTAGCCATGAAAGACATGGGCTTGAAGAAGGTTCCAGGGTGTAGTTGGGTGGAATTTAATGGTGGTTCTGCAGAAAAGCTCATAAAAGATGGCGCAATATGA